In Streptomyces sp. NBC_00224, the following are encoded in one genomic region:
- a CDS encoding N-acetyltransferase: protein MTVEYSLADAQHLPYVKHSLLEVHTEAEASDAEQSEARLQAAVAEPGWMTAIAYEGSRAVGYCHGFSLAADTDWWTNVIVPLPEYVTRESGQRTAVLSEVVVREPWRGTGVAAQLHDIWLSLRPEERVTLLVDSAIGAGALQTVCETWGYRSVANHRGPGDPTVYTAMIRPVHRP, encoded by the coding sequence GTGACAGTCGAGTACAGCCTGGCCGACGCCCAGCACCTCCCGTACGTCAAGCACAGCCTGCTCGAAGTGCACACGGAGGCCGAGGCTTCCGACGCCGAGCAGTCCGAGGCGCGCCTCCAGGCGGCCGTCGCCGAGCCGGGCTGGATGACGGCCATCGCGTACGAAGGAAGCCGGGCCGTCGGGTACTGCCATGGCTTCTCCCTCGCGGCCGACACCGACTGGTGGACGAACGTGATCGTGCCGCTGCCGGAGTACGTCACCAGGGAGAGCGGGCAGCGGACGGCCGTCCTCAGCGAGGTCGTCGTCCGCGAGCCCTGGCGCGGCACCGGCGTCGCAGCGCAGCTCCACGACATATGGCTCTCACTCCGGCCGGAGGAGCGCGTAACGCTCCTGGTGGACTCCGCCATCGGCGCCGGGGCGCTCCAGACCGTCTGCGAGACCTGGGGGTACCGGAGCGTCGCCAACCACCGAGGACCCGGCGACCCCACCGTGTACACGGCGATGATCCGCCCCGTGCACCGCCCCTGA